A segment of the Candidatus Zixiibacteriota bacterium genome:
AATCATGGAAAGGTAAGCCCCGGCAAAAGAGCCTGAAAGAGTATAGAGAAATCCGCGAGGAGTGATCTTGGGCAGCATTATTCCCCTCCTGCCGGGGTGGAACAGCAGGGCTATCGCCAACACCGCGATGCCGCTGAGAAGGCGGACTTCCGTGACCCAGAGAAGCGGTGATTTTTCCAGCACAGGTTTAACAATGACAACTCCAAGGCCATTGGCCACAATCGCCAACACCCCCCATAAAATCCCCAGCCAAAGATTCCTCCAACTGATTGCACCTTTTCCGTTGATTCCGGTGGTGGTCAGCACCGCCAAAATGATGAGAAGAACTCCGCCCAGTTGCAAAAAACTGAGATGCTCGCCAAGCCAGAGAAAGGAAAGAAGAACGATAAAAGGGCTGTAAAGGCAATTGACAATTGCCGAAAGGCCCGCCCCCAGAAGGTTGAGACTCTGCAGAAACAGCGTGTCGGCGATACCAATGCCGAGCGCCCCCGAAAGAATCAATCGCCAGTAATCTCCGGCGGGGGCATGGTGAAGCAATGTTTGGCCGAATATCATGGTCGTGGGGATGATCAGGAAAAAGGAGAGGAGGTTCTTGAACAGATTGAGAGCGATCGGCTGCACCTGCTCGCCGCTCTTCTTGAACATGATCACAGCAAAGGCCCAGACCAGTGCGGCCAGAAGAGCCAGCGTATTACCGAGATAGTATTGCGAGGGATCCATAAGTATGACTCATGCTGGAGATCATCAGGCAGGCAAGGTAATAAAGAGCGGCCCTGAATACAAGATATGACTTCAAGAATATGATATTACCCGCAGCCGTAAGGCGTGAGGCTTTAAAGCTACTCTCAGGAATAACGGCCCTTTTATGCTCCATGAATTGCCGCTATCGTGTTTCAAGTGTATGACCGGAATTAAACTTGACACCTGCGCCGGATTCGGTAATTTGGGCCTGCAACAGAGTTGATAACCTGTAAGAAGGAAGCGCCCGCCTGTTTTGTCAAAATCATATAAACAGATGTTGGCATCCGGAAGGACTTTATGAACGCACATGAATTCTGGCCCCGCATTCTGGTCATTGTCGGTCTTCTGGCCATGCTGCTCGGAGCCATTGACCCGCTTGAGGGCTCGCTCATCATCCTCCCCGGCAGCGGCATGGTTGCACTCGGCGCCTTTCTGGGCAAGTCACGACACCGTCGCCTCCTCTACTGGGCATTCGCGCTAATAGCGATCGGTGTCGGCGCGCTGTTTATATTAAGCATGTTCGGCGGCATTGGCGGCAGCGCCGGGCTTTCGCTCTGGTGGGGGCTGATCATTCTGCCCTATCCTGTCGGATGGATTATCTGCTTCGTCGGGGTAATCAAAAATGCCCTAATCAAGCGGTAAGAAAAACATTCTTGTCTGTCGATCAGCCGCAGGTAGAAATTCCTCCCGAAATCCACTCATAGTAGAGTAGATACCGTGTTTTGTCTCATTCTGGCAAATTGGCCGGCAGATTGGTCTGAAAGTTCCGGATGGCAGCCGGTCAAAAGCCCGAAAAGGATGATGAAAATAAGCCCAACGAAGCGCCCCCAAAGCCGTAATAAGTGTCAATAATCTTATTACTGTGGACGACGTGACCCTGCAGAAAGAAATCAATATCCTGAAAACCGCCATAAAGGGTATCGATGACGGAGTAATTGTCACCGACCGTGACGGCCTGTTCCTGCTTTCTAACCCCGCCGCCGAGAGGATACTGGGGGCAGGGGTGAAGGAATTAAATCCCTCGGTCTGGGTTGCCAATTACAGTTGCTTCCATTCCGACACGATTACGCCCTACCCGTCCGACCGGTTGCCGCTGTTTCGTGACGTGCAGAGCACAAAAGCTGTTGATGAGTTGATTTATATAAGGCATTCCGAAAATCCCTCGGGGGCATGGGTAAAAGTCAAGAGCGAGCCGCTGATAGATGAAGAGGGGAATATTTGGGGCGGGATGGTTGTTTTTCGCGATATCACGGAATTCTACCGGGCGCGGGATAAAATTGAGGTCTATGAGCGACTCCATACCGCTCTCGAGCAGACCGCGGACAGTGTCATTATTACGAATCGGCGCGGAATTATCGAATATGTCAATCCTGCTTTCGAGACCACGACCGGTTTCAGCCGGGAAGAGGCCATTGGAAATACGCCGCAGCTTCTCAAATCGGGAAAGCAGGATGAGGCATTTTATCGGAATCTCTGGAGCCGGATTCTTCAGGGCCAACCGTTCCGCGGCACCATTGTCAATAAAAGAAAAGATGGTTCGCACTACTGGGCCCAGCAGACAATCACCCCTATGAGGGATAAAGATGGAAATATCACGCACTTTGTCTCGGTTCTGAAAGATATCACTGACCTGATAGAGAGGAAAGAGCAGGAGGCGAGGTTGCTTCTGGCCCGCGAAGTGCAGCAGCGATTCTATGGCGTATCGGCCTCGGTGCCGGGGTACGATATCGCCGGGGCAGCTTACCCCGCCGAAGAAACCGGCGGCGACTATTTTGATTTTATTAAGATGCCGGATGGTCGTCTCTGTATCGCGGTCGGCGATGTCTGCGGCCATGGGATAGGTACGGCTTTGGTGATGGCGGAAACGCGCGCTTATCTGCGTTCATTTGCCAGAGGGAGTACCGACCTGGCCGAAATACTCTCAAATGTCAATCAATTGCTTGCACCCGACCTGGAGTGCGGCCATTTTGTCACCCTGTTGCTCTGCTGCCTCGATCCGTACGGGAAAACCCTCTCCTATGCCAGCGCCGGACATGTTCCCGGTTTCCTGATCGCCAGGTCCGGTGAGGTTGAATCTACCCTCGGAGCAACCGGTCAGCCCTTGGGGCTCTTTGCCGATTCAAAATATTCCTCGGATACAATTCCTGTTTTGGAGCCGGGACAGGTGCTACTCCTGCCAACCGATGGGGTAATGGAGTCTATGGCGCCGGATGGATGTCCTTTTGGAATAGAACGGACGCTCGCATATATTGGTGGCCATCTCGGTGAGAGCGCTCATGAAATTGCGGAAGGACTGTACAAGGCCGTGAAAATGCATACCGCTGGCCAACCTCAGCTGGATGATATTACTGCGGTAGTTGTCAAAGTGCAATGAAATCATATTTTTGTCGCTCGCACCGATCCGGCCATATTTAAAACCAGACAGGTACCGAGAAGTATCATGGCCGCGCCGACAATCATCGAAAGCGTGACTGTTTCTTTTAAGATGAGCACACCCCACAACATTCCGAACGCCGGCATCAGGAAAGTAACGGTGAGCGCTTTGGTGGGACCGATATCCGCGATCAAACGATAGTAAAGAAGATAGGCGATTGCGCTGCAGAGAAGCGCAAAGCCCAGAATTCCGGCCACGACCGAGAGAGTCACCTCTCCCCGGAGAGGCGCCATGGGGATAGCGGGAATAAGCAGGAGACCGGCCATCAGTTGGCTTCCCCCCGCAATGCCCATCGGTTTCAAATCCCGGCCGAATTTCTTAATATAGGTGGCGGTAAAGCCGTAGCATATCGCCGCCAGAGTGCAGGCGGCAATGGCCCATCCGAACATGGAATCAGTTTTTACCACGCCTATCTTCGCCACGAGGATGACCCCCGCGCCGCCGATGAGCAGGCCCAGAATTCTTTTGACGGTCAAGCGGTCATTCAGCCAGAGTGCGGAAAAGATCGCCCCGAATAATGGTGAGGCGGAGTTAAGGATGACGGATAATGAGGCCGGGATATGGAGCGCCGCGAATGAAAAGAGAAAAAACGGCAAAGCCGAATTGAATGCACCAATCAGCAGATATTGTTTCCAGCAACGGCGCCATTCGGAATCGAATTTGATTGCACGGAAGTACAGAATCAGAGCAATTCCGGCAATCAGCACGCGCAGGTCGGCGGTAATTACCGGGCCGAGGATCGGCGCAAGAACGCGCATAAAAATAAAGGATCCGCCCCATATGGCGGCCAGAGCCAGTAAGCGGATTATATCGACAGTACGCATCTCAACGGTTATTCCGAGAGGGGAAAAGCGTCAGATCCCTGCCGGTTGAGTTGTTCTGCTCCATTGCTTTTCGCTCGTGTTCGAGAAGCCATCGCTTCCTCCAGATCCCCCCGCCATAGCCGCATAATTGGCCATCGGCGCGAATCACGCGATGGCAGGGAATAACCAGCGCCAAACAGTTCATCCCGTTGGCGCGTCCGACCGCGCGAACAGCCTTTGGTTTACCGACCTTTCGCGCCAGTTCGGCATATGACCAGGTTTCGCCGGGGGGGATTGAGCGCAGGAATTTCCAGACCGCCATTTCGAATAGTGTACCTGCGGATATCAGCGGAACGGTAAATTCCATCGCCTTACCGGCGAAATAATTTTTGAGTTCCTCGGCCAATTTGTCCAGATGGGAGTTGCGGCCGGGCACAACGAAACATCCCGTCCGTTTTCGCAGATGCATTATTTCATTTTCCAGGCCGCGGCGGTCGACAAATTCTAGCAAATGGATGCCATCTTCGTTTCCCAGAGCGACCATAGCACCCAGCGGCGTATCAATCCATTTCGCCCGCAGGCAATTAAGCTTCTCAGCCTGACTCGGCGGCGCCCCGAAAACCTGCTTGAATGCCTCCCAGAATCCGCTGGCCGATTCAAAACCGCTATCCAGCTGGGCCCCGATAACACTCTCGCCGTTGCGAATCTCGTGCAATGCCAGACCGATTCTTCGCGCCCGGCTGTATGCCTGAAAAGTCATCCCGTAATAGCGCCGAAACTGACGCCGCGCTTGCGAGGGATCGACTCCCATGGCCTGCAATTGGGCACCGGATATCTTGCCGGCCGGGGATTGCTCAACTGCATCGCACAATCGCTTCACCAGTTCGGGAGCCTTCTTTTCCATCTCAAGGGGAGAGCATCGCAGGCAGGGGCGGTATCCGGCGTAAATGGCCTCGCCGGGAGTGGCGAAATATTCGACATTTTCAGGCCTGGGTTTCTTGGAGGGGCAGGTGGGGCGGCAGAATATTCCGGTCGTTTTGACTCCGACATAGAAAACTCCCTCGAAAGTCGTATCCCGTTCCATTAATGCCCGAAACATTATCGAAGAAGGGGGCAGTTTATTCATATCGGCTCTCCTCAGGATTGAACTCTTTTTTCCGGGCGGCATATAGTCCCAATATATAAGCATTGGGGCCGGCCTTTTCCAGTATTATTGGAAGCAATCTAAGGGAGAAACAATATTCCTGCATCCGTTTTTGGGGCATCAAATTCTGAATCTAATCAGGCGGGATTTATTGCTCGTCGCGAATATCTTGAAATCTGATAGCCGGGATAAGACTGAAAAAAGTGATCGCTCGGGGATCAGGGATTACTTGTTCCCTCAATGTCAGTTGGAGAGAGATTATCGGTAAATTTCTTATTGGACGAAAGTCTGATATAAAGAGATGGTATTACATATAAGGTGAGGCAGAGCGAGAAGAGCAACCCGCCGATAATAACTATGCCCATCGAAACCCGGCTTCTGGCCGCAGCGCCGAGCGCCAGCGCGATCGGCAGAACTCCAAAAACCGTCGCCAGACTGGTCATTAGAATCGGGCGGAACCGCTGAGCCGGGGCATCGATATCCGCTTCACTGATCGATAACCCCTGCGCCTTCCGCTGATTGGCAAATTCCACAATCAGGATGCCGTTTTTGGTCACAATACCAATCAGGGCGATGATGCCTATCTGGCTGAAAATATTCAGGGTCTGGCCGAACAGCCAGAGCGCAAGGATCGCCCCGGCGAGGGCCAGGGGAACCGTGAACATGATTATGAGAGGATCACGGAAACTCTCGAACTGCGCCGACAGAATCAAATAGACCAGAATCAGGGCGAGCACAAAAGCAAATATCAGAGTATTGGAACTCTCGGAATATTCTTTCGCCGAGCCCGCCAGGCTGGTTGAAAATGTTTCATCAAGGACGCCGCCGGCGATCTTTTCCATTTCTTTGATCCCATCGCCCAGAGTGTACCCTTTGGCGGTTGAGGCCGAGACGGTCGCCGCCATATAGCGATTGTAATGGTACAACTGGGGCGGACTGCTGCGATAAGAGAGGCTTACCATATTATCGAGTTGAATCAGATCACTCCGACTATTCCTGATATAAATGGAACTCAAATCCATCGGCTTATCGCGATTGGTTCGATCCGCCTGCGCAATAACAGAATATTGTTTGCCGTCAAGGACGAAGTACCCATATCGCTGGCCGCTGAAGAAAAGCTGCAGGGTCTGGGCGATATCCCTGACCGTAACTCCGAGCGCCCGGGCCCGATCGCGGTCAATTTCGACCGTCAACTCAGGCTTGTTGAACTTCAGGTCGAGGTCAACCACCTGAAAAACCGGACTTGCCTGGGCCTTCTCCATGAACTGCGGTATTACCTGTCGCAATTTCTCGAATGACGGCGCCTGGAGAACAAATTGCACCGGCAAACCACGGCCACGTCCGCCGCCGATCGTCTGCTCCTGAGTCACAAAAGTTCGGGCAAAGGTATAGTCCTTCAATTGACGAGTAAGAGCGTCGGCAATCTCCTGCTGACTCCGCTTCCGTTCATCGGGAGGCACCAGACTGATTCTGACCATGCCGCTGTTGACCCCGCCGCCGCCAAATCCGGCTGCGGTCATGGAAATGATACCATCCTTTTCCGGCAGCGTGTCGGCGATTGCGGCAATCTTTTTCATATAAGCATCCATCGCTTCGTACGAGGTTCCCTCGGGAGCGGTGGAATTGATCACCATCCGGCTTTTATCTTCCATCGGCGCCAACTCGGAGCGAAGCAGAGAGCCGAGCCCAAAAATGATCGCCACCGAGACCGCCATAATCAGCAACGCCCGCCATCCCTTGTTCGTAAACAGGCGGAGGGAACTACGATAACCCGAAATTAGTCGATTGAACCATTTCTCGCTCAATGCAAAAAGCTTGTTTTCATGCTCGGGCTTATGCAATATCCGCGCGCTCATCATAGGGGTCAACGTCAGCGACACAAACGCCGAAATCAGCACCGACCCGGCGACAACTATTCCGAATTCCCGAAACAGACGCCCGGTGAGACCCTGCAGGAACATGATCGGCAGAAATACCGAGGCCAGCGTGATCGTGGTCGAAATGATGGCAAAGATGATTTCTTTCGATCCACGGTGCCCCGCTTCGATGGGGTTCATACCGCTTTCGATTTTCTTGTATATATTTTCAAGTACAACAATGGCATCATCGACGACAATTCCGGTCGAAAGCACAATCGCCAGAAGAGTGAGAATATTGATCGAGAAGCCGGCCAGATACATGATGAAAAAAGAACCTATGAGCGAAATAGGAATGGCCAGCATCGGGATAATCGTTGTCCGCCAGTGGCGCAGGAAGACAAAAATTACCAGCAGAACCAGAAGAAAGGCGATCAGTATGGTTTCGACGACTTCGGTAATGGCCTTGCGAATATTGGCGGTAGCATCCATGCCGACGCGGAACTCGACATCCTCGGGAAGATCCTTCATTATCTGTGCGGTCCGGCGGTAGAACTCATCGGCGATGGCAATATGATTTGACCCGGGTTGCGGGGTGATGGCCACGCCCACGGTCGGGACGCCGCCATCACCGCGCATGATCGACCGCTCATTTTCCGGCGCCAGAATGGCCTGGCCGATGTCTCTGACTCTGACGACCGATCCCTCGGTTTCTTTGATAATCAATTCGCCGAATTCCTCCGGGGTCGAGAGCCGACCGAAGGTCCGGATCGGCAGTTCCGTTCCGTATCCCTCGATACGCCCCGAGGGGAGTTCGACATTTTCGCGATCCAGAGCATTCTTGATATCAAGCGGGGTCAAGCCGTGAGCCGCGAGACGCGCCGGATCGAGCAGCAATTTCATAGCATATCTTTTTTCACCCCAGACGCCGACCTCGCTGACCCCCGGTATTGTCTGCAGCCGTTCTCTGAACATGTCATTGGCTATCGCCGAAAGTTCAATCAGCGAGCGTTTGTTGCTCCGTACCGTGACCATAAGAATCGGACTGGCGTCGGCATCCGCTTTTGAAATGGTCGGCGGGTCGACATCGGTCGGGAGGTCATGCGAGGCACGCGAGACGCGATCGCGCACGTCATTGACCGCGGCCTCCATATCGACACCGAGCTCAAATTCAACCGTAATTCTGCTCCGGCCATCGCTGCTGGATGAGGTGAGCGAGC
Coding sequences within it:
- a CDS encoding DMT family transporter; translation: MDPSQYYLGNTLALLAALVWAFAVIMFKKSGEQVQPIALNLFKNLLSFFLIIPTTMIFGQTLLHHAPAGDYWRLILSGALGIGIADTLFLQSLNLLGAGLSAIVNCLYSPFIVLLSFLWLGEHLSFLQLGGVLLIILAVLTTTGINGKGAISWRNLWLGILWGVLAIVANGLGVVIVKPVLEKSPLLWVTEVRLLSGIAVLAIALLFHPGRRGIMLPKITPRGFLYTLSGSFAGAYLSMIIWLGAMKLTQASIVGPISQTSNVFIFLFAALFLKEKVDRLRVFGIILAVSGSLLVAFG
- a CDS encoding SpoIIE family protein phosphatase — its product is MDDVTLQKEINILKTAIKGIDDGVIVTDRDGLFLLSNPAAERILGAGVKELNPSVWVANYSCFHSDTITPYPSDRLPLFRDVQSTKAVDELIYIRHSENPSGAWVKVKSEPLIDEEGNIWGGMVVFRDITEFYRARDKIEVYERLHTALEQTADSVIITNRRGIIEYVNPAFETTTGFSREEAIGNTPQLLKSGKQDEAFYRNLWSRILQGQPFRGTIVNKRKDGSHYWAQQTITPMRDKDGNITHFVSVLKDITDLIERKEQEARLLLAREVQQRFYGVSASVPGYDIAGAAYPAEETGGDYFDFIKMPDGRLCIAVGDVCGHGIGTALVMAETRAYLRSFARGSTDLAEILSNVNQLLAPDLECGHFVTLLLCCLDPYGKTLSYASAGHVPGFLIARSGEVESTLGATGQPLGLFADSKYSSDTIPVLEPGQVLLLPTDGVMESMAPDGCPFGIERTLAYIGGHLGESAHEIAEGLYKAVKMHTAGQPQLDDITAVVVKVQ
- a CDS encoding DMT family transporter, with protein sequence MRTVDIIRLLALAAIWGGSFIFMRVLAPILGPVITADLRVLIAGIALILYFRAIKFDSEWRRCWKQYLLIGAFNSALPFFLFSFAALHIPASLSVILNSASPLFGAIFSALWLNDRLTVKRILGLLIGGAGVILVAKIGVVKTDSMFGWAIAACTLAAICYGFTATYIKKFGRDLKPMGIAGGSQLMAGLLLIPAIPMAPLRGEVTLSVVAGILGFALLCSAIAYLLYYRLIADIGPTKALTVTFLMPAFGMLWGVLILKETVTLSMIVGAAMILLGTCLVLNMAGSVRATKI
- a CDS encoding trifunctional transcriptional activator/DNA repair protein Ada/methylated-DNA--[protein]-cysteine S-methyltransferase; translation: MNKLPPSSIMFRALMERDTTFEGVFYVGVKTTGIFCRPTCPSKKPRPENVEYFATPGEAIYAGYRPCLRCSPLEMEKKAPELVKRLCDAVEQSPAGKISGAQLQAMGVDPSQARRQFRRYYGMTFQAYSRARRIGLALHEIRNGESVIGAQLDSGFESASGFWEAFKQVFGAPPSQAEKLNCLRAKWIDTPLGAMVALGNEDGIHLLEFVDRRGLENEIMHLRKRTGCFVVPGRNSHLDKLAEELKNYFAGKAMEFTVPLISAGTLFEMAVWKFLRSIPPGETWSYAELARKVGKPKAVRAVGRANGMNCLALVIPCHRVIRADGQLCGYGGGIWRKRWLLEHERKAMEQNNSTGRDLTLFPSRNNR
- a CDS encoding efflux RND transporter permease subunit gives rise to the protein MNISSISINRPVLSVVLSILIVLFGIIGFLFLGVREYPSVDPPVVTVSTSYTGANADVMESQVTEPLEESINGIAGIRSLTSSSSDGRSRITVEFELGVDMEAAVNDVRDRVSRASHDLPTDVDPPTISKADADASPILMVTVRSNKRSLIELSAIANDMFRERLQTIPGVSEVGVWGEKRYAMKLLLDPARLAAHGLTPLDIKNALDRENVELPSGRIEGYGTELPIRTFGRLSTPEEFGELIIKETEGSVVRVRDIGQAILAPENERSIMRGDGGVPTVGVAITPQPGSNHIAIADEFYRRTAQIMKDLPEDVEFRVGMDATANIRKAITEVVETILIAFLLVLLVIFVFLRHWRTTIIPMLAIPISLIGSFFIMYLAGFSINILTLLAIVLSTGIVVDDAIVVLENIYKKIESGMNPIEAGHRGSKEIIFAIISTTITLASVFLPIMFLQGLTGRLFREFGIVVAGSVLISAFVSLTLTPMMSARILHKPEHENKLFALSEKWFNRLISGYRSSLRLFTNKGWRALLIMAVSVAIIFGLGSLLRSELAPMEDKSRMVINSTAPEGTSYEAMDAYMKKIAAIADTLPEKDGIISMTAAGFGGGGVNSGMVRISLVPPDERKRSQQEIADALTRQLKDYTFARTFVTQEQTIGGGRGRGLPVQFVLQAPSFEKLRQVIPQFMEKAQASPVFQVVDLDLKFNKPELTVEIDRDRARALGVTVRDIAQTLQLFFSGQRYGYFVLDGKQYSVIAQADRTNRDKPMDLSSIYIRNSRSDLIQLDNMVSLSYRSSPPQLYHYNRYMAATVSASTAKGYTLGDGIKEMEKIAGGVLDETFSTSLAGSAKEYSESSNTLIFAFVLALILVYLILSAQFESFRDPLIIMFTVPLALAGAILALWLFGQTLNIFSQIGIIALIGIVTKNGILIVEFANQRKAQGLSISEADIDAPAQRFRPILMTSLATVFGVLPIALALGAAARSRVSMGIVIIGGLLFSLCLTLYVIPSLYIRLSSNKKFTDNLSPTDIEGTSNP